One region of Candidatus Bathyarchaeota archaeon genomic DNA includes:
- a CDS encoding cohesin domain-containing protein has product MKHPTKHVVLMILVCTLVSLSFACLATAQSTLVKAEASSAEPQIGDTLTVTVKVANAQNLFGVDVTLNWDPSVLELTKATPQLGVESHSGGVLHESTTYPIEIVDNTGTQSSGEYHLAATSTGSSTSAFSGDGTIVTLTFTVTSAGQTGLCFGDVEFSVRSGSEMDLVTPQTEVTTVNAVPEFPALIVVGLAATVVTAVVISTKLLQNKASFSAKAAPAF; this is encoded by the coding sequence ATGAAGCACCCGACCAAACACGTTGTCCTGATGATTTTGGTTTGTACCTTAGTTTCCTTGTCTTTTGCTTGCTTGGCTACGGCTCAGTCAACCTTGGTCAAGGCGGAAGCATCAAGTGCCGAACCCCAAATCGGCGACACCCTAACAGTCACCGTAAAAGTCGCCAACGCCCAAAACCTCTTCGGCGTAGACGTGACCCTTAACTGGGACCCCTCAGTGCTTGAACTCACAAAAGCAACTCCGCAGCTGGGCGTAGAATCTCACTCAGGCGGCGTGCTCCACGAATCCACAACTTACCCCATAGAAATCGTAGACAACACAGGCACCCAATCCAGCGGCGAATATCATTTGGCGGCAACCTCCACAGGCTCCTCCACATCTGCCTTTAGCGGCGACGGAACCATAGTGACCCTAACATTCACCGTAACAAGCGCAGGACAAACTGGGCTGTGCTTTGGCGATGTAGAGTTCTCTGTTCGCAGCGGCTCAGAAATGGACTTAGTCACTCCTCAAACTGAAGTGACAACCGTTAACGCCGTGCCAGAATTCCCCGCCCTAATCGTCGTAGGTCTCGCAGCCACTGTAGTGACCGCTGTAGTTATCTCGACTAAACTGCTGCAAAATAAGGCGAGTTTCTCAGCAAAAGCTGCCCCAGCTTTTTAA
- a CDS encoding helix-turn-helix domain-containing protein yields MKEHRLAVSLAVCFLLLMLFPLNPASCQEYYEYNIQIQPDGSALWTITQFTAANTATDTWSGFQNKIYPLIDAAATATSRQMSIPEWSIQINTTISAESKTTEYSFKWQNCCKADGGTLTFGDVFAVDNFFGRLYGDAALELTYPMGFEVESVSQAPYLRQDDAHLLRWSRTQDLANNPVQVVFSPADADGNSWDLTVLVLLVGGLAAAISLSLGGLFFFRRRTASKSVVVEQPRAIESEEDKVLNLLKTRSGSMRQSEITETTRFSKAKTSQLLSGLERSGYITRYKKGRDKIVTLNERENQ; encoded by the coding sequence ATGAAAGAGCACCGCCTAGCAGTTAGCCTAGCCGTCTGTTTCTTACTGCTCATGCTCTTCCCCCTCAACCCCGCCTCCTGCCAAGAATACTACGAATACAACATCCAAATCCAACCCGACGGCTCCGCCCTTTGGACCATAACCCAATTCACAGCAGCCAACACCGCCACCGACACCTGGAGCGGATTTCAAAACAAAATCTACCCCCTCATAGACGCAGCAGCAACCGCCACAAGCCGCCAAATGTCCATTCCCGAGTGGTCCATCCAAATCAACACCACCATATCCGCCGAATCCAAAACCACCGAGTACTCCTTTAAATGGCAAAACTGCTGTAAGGCAGACGGCGGCACCTTGACTTTTGGGGACGTTTTTGCGGTGGATAACTTTTTTGGGCGTCTCTATGGGGATGCGGCACTAGAATTGACGTATCCGATGGGGTTTGAAGTGGAGTCGGTTTCTCAAGCGCCGTATTTACGCCAAGACGACGCGCATCTGCTTCGATGGTCGCGTACTCAAGATTTAGCTAACAACCCTGTCCAAGTCGTCTTTAGCCCTGCTGATGCTGATGGGAACAGTTGGGATTTGACGGTTTTGGTTCTTCTTGTGGGCGGTTTAGCAGCTGCCATTTCCTTGTCTTTGGGTGGGCTGTTCTTTTTTAGGCGCCGAACTGCGAGTAAATCTGTAGTGGTGGAGCAGCCAAGGGCAATAGAGTCCGAAGAAGACAAAGTCCTTAACCTCCTCAAAACACGCAGTGGGAGCATGCGGCAAAGCGAAATTACCGAGACAACCCGATTCTCAAAAGCCAAAACAAGTCAACTCTTGAGCGGCTTGGAGCGGAGCGGTTACATAACAAGATATAAGAAGGGTCGAGACAAAATAGTGACACTCAACGAACGGGAGAACCAGTAA